One window of the Lathamus discolor isolate bLatDis1 chromosome W, bLatDis1.hap1, whole genome shotgun sequence genome contains the following:
- the LOC136004255 gene encoding vacuolar protein sorting-associated protein 35-like isoform X4, with translation MKRCLDKNKLMDALKHASNMLGELRTSMLSPKSYYELYMAISDELHYLEVYLTDEFAKGRKVADLYELVQYAGNIIPRLYLLITVGVVYVKSFPQSRKDILKDLVEMCRGVQHPLRGLFLRNYLLQCTRNILPDEGEQADEETTGDISDSMDFVLLNFAEMNKLWVRMQHQGHSRDREKRERERQELRILVGTNLVRLSQLEGVNVERYKQIVLSGILEQVVNCRDALAQEYLMECIIQVFPDEFHLQTLNLFLGACAELHQNVNVKNIIIALIDRLALFAHREDGPGIPADIKLFDIFSQQVATVIQSRQDMPSEDVVSLQVSLINLAMKCYPDRVDYIDKVLETTVEIFNKLNLEHIATSTAVSKELTRLLKIPVNTYNNILTVLKLKHFHPLFEYFDYESRKSMSCYVLSNVLDYNTQIVSQEQVDAIMNLVSTLIQDQPDQPAEDPDPEDFADEQSLVGRFIHLLHSDDLDQQYLILNTARKHFGAGGNQRIHFTLPPLVFAAYQLAFRYKENSKVDDKWEKKCQKIFSFAHQTISALIKAELAELPLRLFLQGALAAGEIGFENHETVAYEFMSQAFSLYEDEISDSKAQLAAITLIIGAFERMKCFSEENNEPLRTQCALAASKLLKKPDQCRAVSTCAHLFWSGRNTDKNEEELHGGKRVMECLKKALKIANQCMDPSLQVQLFIEILNRYIYFYEKENEAVTIQVLNQLLQKIREDLPNLESTEETEQISKHFLNTLEHLRLRRESSESEGPIYEGLVL, from the exons ATGAAGAGATGCTTG GACAAAAACAAGCTCATGGATGCTCTGAAACATGCTTCCAACATGCTTGGTGAGCTGCGGACTTCTATGTTATCTCCAAAGAGCTATTATGAGCTCT ACATGGCAATTTCTGATGAGCTGCACTACTTGGAAGTCTACCTGACAGATGAATTTGCCAAAGGAAGGAAAGTGGCAGACCTTTATGAGCTAGTACAGTACGCTGGAAATATTATTCCAAGACT GTATCTCCTGATAACAGTAGGTGTGGTCTATGTCAAGTCATTTCCACAGTCCAGGAAAGATATTTTGAAAGACCTGGTGGAGATGTGCCGCGGAGTACAGCATCCTCTTAGAGGCCTCTTTCTTAGGAACTATCTCTTGCAGTGTACCAGGAATATCTTACCAGATGAAGGCGAGCAAGCAGA TGAAGAAACCACTGGAGACATCAGTGATTCAATGGATTTTgtgctgctgaactttgctgaGATGAACAAACTTTGGGTGCGAATGCAACACCAAGGTCATAGTCgggacagagagaaaagggagcGAGAAAGACAGGAACTGAGAATCCTAGTGGGAACAAACCTGGTTCGCCTCAGTCAGTTAGAAGGTGTTAATGTAGAGCGATACAAGCAG ATTGTTCTGTCTGGAATATTGGAGCAAGTTGTAAACTGTAGAGATGCTTTAGCTCAAGAATACCTCATGGAGTGCATCATACAG GTTTTCCCAGATGAATTTCACCTCCAAACCCTGAACCTATTTCTCGgagcctgtgctgagctgcaccAAAATGTGAATgtgaaaaatataattattgCTTTAATTGACAG GTTAGCTTTATTTGCACATCGTGAAGATGGACCTGGTATCCCAGCAGATATCAAACTGTTTGACATATTTTCACAGCAGGTGGCTACTGTTATACAG TCTCGCCAGGACATGCCCTCAGAGGATGTGGTATCTTTGCAAGTTTCTCTCATTAATTTGGCTATGAAGTGCTACCCGGACCGTGTTGACTACATTGATAAGGTGTTAGAGACAACTGTGGAAATATTCAATAAACTTAACCTAGAACA tattgcAACAAGCACTGCTGTTTCAAAGGAACTGACTAGACTTTTGAAGATCCCTGTTAATACTTACAACAATATCCTGACAGTTCTGAAACTGAAACATTTTCACCCACTCTTTGAATACTTTGATTATGAGTCCAGGAAGAGCATGAGTTGTTACGTGCTTAGCAATGTATTGGATTATAACACACAAATTGTGTCCCAAGAACAG GTTGATGCTATCATGAATCTGGTATCCACACTGATCCAGGATCAACCGGATCAGCCTGCTGAAGATCCTGaccctgaggactttgctgatGAGCAGAGTCTTGTGGGAAGATTTATTCATCTTTTACATTCAGATGACCTTGACCAACAGTATCTG ATCCTAAACACTGCCCGGAAACACTTTGGTGCAGGTGGAAACCAACGTATTCATTTTACACTGCCACCATTGGTTTTTGCTGCATACCAGCTTGCCTTTCGCTACAAGGAGAACTCCAAAGTG gatgataaatgggaaaagaaatgccAGAAGATCTTCTCGTTTGCTCATCAGACCATCAGTGCTCTGATCAAAGCAGAactggcagagctgcctctccGTCTCTTCCTACAAGGAGCACTGGCTGCAGGAGAGATTGGCTTTGAAAATCATGAAACTGTGGCCTATGAATTCATGTCCCAG GCCTTCTCTCTATATGAAGATGAAATCAGTGATTCAAAAGCTCAGCTGGCTGCAATCACCTTGATAATTGGGGCATTTGAGAGGATGAAGTGCTTCAGTGAGGAGAACAATGAGCCTTTGAGGACTCAGTGTGCATTGGCAGCCTCTAAGCTCCTTAAGAAGCCAGACCAGTGCAGGGCTGTGAGCACTTGTGCCCATCTGTTTTGGTCTGGCCGAAATACTGACAAGAATGAAGAGGAG cTTCATGGAGGAAAAAGAGTGATGGAATGcctaaaaaaggctttgaagatAGCAAATCAGTGCATGGACCCCTCTCTGCAAGTCCAACTTTTCATAGAAATTCTGAATAGATATATCTACttttatgaaaaggaaaatgaggca GTGACAATTCAGGTTTTGAATCAGCTGTTACAGAAGATAAGAGAAGATCTCCCAAACCTTGAGTCtactgaagaaacagaacaaattaGCAAACACTTTCTCAACACACTGGAGCACTTGCGTCTGAGGAGGGAATCATCAGAATCTGAGGGGCCAATTTATGAAGGTCTTGTTCTTTAG